A genomic stretch from Gemmatimonadaceae bacterium includes:
- a CDS encoding CDP-alcohol phosphatidyltransferase family protein: protein MVSALRALPNAISFSRVVLAVAFVLVHGTDARLTLVAVAAATDFLDGFIARRARVTSRWGALIDPFADRVFALVAVSTFLFEGELSTIGYFVMISRDLMTAVGFLVARVVRWLKPVQFRARFSGKVVTALQMIAFIALLRFPGWITACLWLVGLSSLYSIVDYTYALWRERAQ, encoded by the coding sequence ATGGTCTCCGCCCTGCGCGCGCTGCCGAACGCCATCTCGTTCTCGCGAGTCGTCCTGGCTGTGGCGTTCGTGCTGGTCCACGGAACCGATGCGCGTCTCACGCTCGTGGCCGTCGCCGCGGCGACCGACTTCCTTGACGGGTTCATCGCGCGCCGTGCGCGAGTGACGTCGCGCTGGGGCGCGTTGATCGATCCATTCGCCGACCGCGTCTTCGCGCTCGTCGCCGTTTCGACGTTCCTGTTCGAGGGCGAGCTGTCGACCATCGGCTACTTCGTCATGATCTCGCGCGACCTGATGACGGCCGTCGGATTTCTCGTCGCACGCGTGGTGAGGTGGCTCAAGCCGGTACAGTTTCGGGCGCGCTTTTCGGGCAAGGTCGTCACGGCGCTCCAGATGATCGCGTTCATCGCGCTGCTGCGCTTTCCGGGGTGGATCACCGCATGTCTCTGGCTCGTCGGCCTGTCGTCGCTGTATTCGATCGTGGACTACACCTACGCGCTGTGGCGCGAGCGCGCGCAATGA
- a CDS encoding cyclic nucleotide-binding domain-containing protein, which produces MAFGSARRAETISNPNGAPRTLASAHGRALASAFPGDTMAEVAELLKKVAIFKDLDDEELAQVAEVCKEEKFVSGEFIFREGEHGNRLYLIVEGDVRISRDVPGSGEEALAVLKPGALFGEMAVFDRSERSTHAISNGGTTCLTITRADFEMLLDFNREMAHKVLWACVRLLSSRLRSTNDSLRSFLAMSMF; this is translated from the coding sequence ATGGCGTTCGGCAGCGCGCGCAGGGCGGAGACCATCTCCAATCCTAACGGAGCGCCGCGAACGCTTGCCAGCGCGCACGGGCGGGCACTAGCTTCGGCATTCCCAGGAGACACCATGGCAGAAGTCGCCGAGTTGCTGAAAAAGGTGGCGATTTTCAAAGATCTGGATGACGAGGAGCTCGCCCAGGTCGCCGAAGTGTGCAAAGAAGAGAAGTTCGTCTCGGGGGAATTCATCTTTCGTGAAGGGGAGCACGGCAACCGGCTCTACCTCATCGTCGAAGGGGACGTGCGCATCAGTCGCGACGTGCCCGGCAGCGGCGAAGAAGCGCTCGCGGTGCTCAAGCCGGGCGCGCTCTTCGGCGAGATGGCCGTGTTCGACCGCAGCGAACGTTCGACGCACGCGATCTCCAACGGCGGCACGACGTGCCTGACGATCACGCGCGCGGATTTCGAGATGCTGCTCGACTTCAATCGCGAGATGGCCCACAAGGTTCTGTGGGCCTGCGTGCGGCTGCTCTCCTCGCGCCTGCGCTCGACGAACGACTCGCTGCGATCGTTCCTGGCGATGTCGATGTTCTGA
- a CDS encoding M28 family peptidase produces the protein MLRSTHAQVLIAGALLAACGARATVATPIASGPPPVVETVTFARGLDETAGLTRDSALAAALADVSPARIRNTDSMLVSFGTRNTFSDTMSTTRGIGAARRWIYSELSQYSRACNGCLKVEYFGQVQQVRRVAGRDTTFIPANIVDVLAWLPGRDTSRVIVMSGHYDSCVCAQPGGSFDSTSTAPGADDDGSGSSAVIELARVFSKHFPRGLDASIVLVTVAAEEQGLLGAQQLERRLHEQGYKIVAGMTDDIVGNVTTEDGTTDSTSMRIFAADPDNSPSRELGRYAWALDRVYMPSFEVVPVWRLDRIQRGGDHEPYVMAGDAGLRFTERLENYNRQHLPTDVFSHVNFGYVANLARVNAATVGSLAAAPATPANARAVRQGRAGPDPAGTTSAASATGGQAWTISWDPSPGAVNYELLVRRTTWPQWQDVVPLGNITRCTLRRQLDDEWAGVRAVSATGARSMAASMPAPNPPRGTPRPPTPRAPAGPPPPVCGG, from the coding sequence ATGCTCAGATCAACTCATGCCCAGGTATTGATCGCCGGGGCGCTTTTGGCGGCCTGCGGCGCGCGGGCGACGGTTGCGACACCGATTGCCTCGGGGCCGCCGCCGGTCGTCGAGACGGTCACCTTCGCGCGCGGATTGGACGAAACTGCGGGCCTCACGCGCGACTCGGCGCTTGCCGCCGCGCTCGCCGACGTCAGTCCGGCCCGCATCCGCAACACCGACTCGATGCTCGTGTCGTTCGGCACGCGCAACACGTTCTCCGATACGATGTCGACGACCCGCGGCATCGGCGCGGCGCGGCGGTGGATCTACTCCGAGCTCTCACAGTATTCGCGCGCCTGCAACGGCTGCCTCAAAGTGGAATACTTCGGCCAGGTGCAGCAGGTGCGACGCGTCGCGGGACGCGATACGACATTCATCCCCGCCAACATCGTGGACGTGCTCGCGTGGCTGCCCGGCCGCGACACCTCGCGCGTGATCGTGATGAGCGGCCACTACGACTCGTGCGTGTGCGCGCAACCCGGCGGCTCGTTCGACTCCACGTCGACGGCGCCGGGCGCTGATGATGACGGCTCGGGATCGTCGGCCGTGATCGAGCTGGCGCGAGTATTCTCGAAACACTTTCCGCGCGGGCTCGACGCTTCGATCGTCCTCGTCACCGTCGCCGCGGAGGAACAAGGGCTTCTTGGCGCGCAGCAGCTCGAGCGGCGGCTGCACGAACAGGGCTACAAGATCGTCGCGGGGATGACCGACGACATCGTCGGCAACGTGACGACGGAAGACGGCACCACCGATTCGACGTCGATGCGCATTTTTGCCGCCGACCCCGACAACTCGCCGAGCCGGGAGCTGGGGCGCTATGCGTGGGCGCTCGACCGGGTGTACATGCCGAGTTTCGAGGTGGTGCCGGTGTGGCGGCTCGACCGCATTCAGCGCGGCGGCGATCACGAACCGTACGTCATGGCCGGCGACGCCGGGCTGCGCTTCACCGAACGATTAGAGAACTATAATCGCCAGCATCTTCCCACCGACGTCTTTTCGCACGTGAATTTCGGCTATGTGGCGAACCTCGCGCGGGTGAACGCGGCGACGGTGGGATCGCTCGCCGCGGCGCCGGCGACCCCGGCGAATGCGCGGGCCGTTCGGCAGGGTCGCGCGGGCCCGGACCCGGCAGGCACCACGAGCGCGGCCTCGGCCACCGGCGGGCAGGCGTGGACGATCAGCTGGGACCCGTCACCCGGCGCGGTGAATTACGAGCTTCTCGTGCGGCGCACCACCTGGCCGCAGTGGCAGGACGTCGTTCCGCTCGGCAACATCACCCGCTGCACGCTGCGCCGTCAGCTCGACGACGAATGGGCCGGTGTGCGGGCCGTAAGTGCGACCGGCGCGCGGTCGATGGCGGCGTCGATGCCCGCGCCAAATCCGCCGCGCGGAACACCGCGTCCGCCAACACCGCGGGCGCCCGCTGGTCCGCCGCCGCCGGTCTGCGGCGGATGA
- a CDS encoding S-adenosylmethionine decarboxylase: MNSHSHLTAEFIGVPVEQLRDSALLGGLLIAAASAAGFSLSGVPTVREHNTGGVSAMVLLDHGHLAVHALPERQTLLFDAVAPASHDFRKALEVLSRRLTARDVKTDTRGRG; encoded by the coding sequence GTGAATTCGCATTCACATTTGACCGCCGAGTTCATCGGCGTTCCGGTCGAGCAGCTGCGCGACAGCGCACTGCTCGGCGGATTGCTCATCGCCGCGGCCAGCGCCGCGGGGTTCAGCCTGAGCGGCGTGCCGACCGTCCGGGAGCATAATACAGGCGGTGTCTCGGCGATGGTGCTGCTCGATCACGGCCATCTCGCGGTGCACGCGCTTCCGGAACGGCAGACTCTGCTGTTCGACGCGGTCGCGCCAGCTTCGCACGACTTTCGCAAAGCCCTTGAAGTCCTGTCGCGCCGGCTCACGGCGCGCGACGTCAAGACGGATACCCGCGGACGCGGATGA
- a CDS encoding alkaline phosphatase D family protein → MQRRDFLIDLTRIAALAAIVPNDWRVVHRPRFADDPFALGLASGDPSPAGAMLWTRLAPRPLDPHGGMNGSRAAVTWEVADDEGFTKIVQQGRATAVPELAYSVHVDVKGLAPDRWYYYRFHSGQATSGVGRVRTAPAEGAQTPLRLAFASCQHYEQGFYTAQQHLANEEIDAVAFLGDYIYEYGPNTANPRLHATAEVMDLEGYRGRYAQYKSDPALQAAHAAFPWLLITDDHEVDNNYAGLVSENEMESTEWMHARRAAAYQAWWEHQPVRVPHSNSWADLVQMRRLDWGALARIHLLDGRQYRSDQPCGDGDQAVPCGDWADPKHTMFGPDQEKWLSSGLASSRAHWQILANQVMFAPFDLTAGPTRTYHMDSWGGYPAAADRLLDSIGKYARNRTVLISGDIHSNWVNEIHARFTRDETPIVAAEFVGTSFTSGGDGSDRNAAVGALAAENPHLKWQNNRRGYVVCRFDGDVCEADYRIVPYVSKPGAPIQTATRWKTEHGKAGITQL, encoded by the coding sequence ATGCAACGGCGCGATTTTCTCATCGATCTCACTCGCATCGCCGCGCTCGCGGCGATCGTTCCGAACGACTGGCGCGTGGTGCATCGCCCGCGCTTCGCCGACGATCCATTCGCGCTTGGGCTCGCGTCGGGCGATCCCTCGCCCGCCGGCGCGATGCTCTGGACGCGCCTCGCGCCCCGTCCGCTCGACCCGCACGGCGGAATGAACGGCTCCCGAGCGGCGGTGACGTGGGAAGTCGCGGACGACGAGGGTTTCACGAAGATCGTTCAGCAAGGGCGCGCGACGGCTGTGCCGGAGCTCGCGTACAGCGTGCACGTGGACGTGAAGGGACTCGCGCCCGATCGGTGGTACTACTATCGCTTTCATTCGGGACAAGCGACGAGCGGCGTCGGACGGGTCCGCACCGCGCCGGCCGAGGGCGCGCAAACACCGCTGAGACTCGCGTTCGCATCGTGCCAGCATTACGAGCAAGGCTTCTACACTGCGCAGCAACATCTCGCGAACGAAGAGATCGACGCCGTCGCGTTCCTTGGCGACTATATCTATGAGTACGGGCCAAACACCGCGAATCCGCGACTGCATGCAACCGCGGAGGTCATGGACCTGGAGGGGTATCGCGGGCGGTACGCGCAGTACAAATCCGATCCGGCGCTGCAGGCGGCGCATGCGGCGTTTCCGTGGCTGCTGATCACCGACGATCACGAAGTCGACAACAACTACGCAGGTCTCGTGAGCGAGAACGAGATGGAATCCACGGAGTGGATGCACGCGCGCCGCGCCGCCGCATATCAAGCGTGGTGGGAGCATCAACCCGTGCGCGTACCGCACTCCAACTCGTGGGCCGATCTCGTACAGATGCGTCGTCTCGACTGGGGCGCGCTGGCGCGGATTCATCTGCTCGACGGCCGGCAGTATCGCAGCGATCAGCCCTGCGGTGACGGCGATCAAGCAGTTCCGTGCGGCGACTGGGCTGACCCCAAGCACACGATGTTCGGTCCCGATCAGGAGAAGTGGTTGAGCAGCGGACTGGCGAGCTCGCGCGCGCACTGGCAGATCCTCGCCAACCAGGTGATGTTCGCGCCCTTCGACCTCACCGCCGGGCCGACGCGCACGTATCACATGGATTCGTGGGGCGGCTATCCCGCGGCGGCCGATCGTCTACTCGATTCGATCGGCAAATACGCGCGCAATCGCACGGTGCTGATCAGCGGCGACATTCACTCCAACTGGGTGAATGAGATTCACGCGCGCTTCACGCGCGATGAGACGCCGATCGTCGCGGCGGAGTTCGTGGGCACGAGCTTTACGTCAGGCGGCGACGGGAGCGATCGCAACGCCGCCGTCGGCGCGCTCGCCGCGGAGAACCCGCATCTCAAGTGGCAGAACAATCGCCGCGGCTACGTCGTCTGCCGGTTCGACGGCGACGTGTGCGAAGCGGATTACCGCATCGTGCCGTACGTGAGCAAACCCGGCGCCCCGATTCAGACCGCGACGCGATGGAAAACGGAGCATGGAAAGGCGGGGATTACACAACTTTGA
- a CDS encoding pitrilysin family protein, which translates to MTTSALTTTIDPASVVRTRLPNGLTVLIRRDRSAPVVAIVTYVNAGYFDETDDIIGIAHVLEHMYFKGTPTRGVGEIAKQTKAVGGYLNAATIYDHTSYYTVLPSSGFAQGLDVQADAYARSLIDAGELARELEVIIQEAKRKADSPGAVSTETLYELIHDRHRIRRWRIGREPGLRALTREALVGFYRNFYHPGNTVLSIVGDVDVDDALAAVYDKYGSLPSGEPQRQPGPTEEGVGGFRYREWTGDITQTQLAFGWRTPGTTRPDTPALDLLAAVIGSGRASRLYRAVRERRLASSITAYNYTPTQIGVFVVHAETPPETAADAGRAAWDQLRAVRDGDLGELEVERAKRIYESQWVRRFEDMEGQANYLAEWEALGDWRMGDRYFERLMTTTRDDLIAAADRYLNPDNAGVVVYRPNGSAPVSTGAHEMRELLDREPRPPELTPPKPYQPHILPAAQRPAFEREEAGVRVYRTVNGMPILVRRKPGAPLLHVGIYAIGGASDEPAKLAGLTGLMARTATKGTTSRNALQIAEEAEMLGGSVSAASGAESFGWAISVPTHSAAAAVELLADVVQHPTFKDDALETERAIAIADVIAMRDDMFRYPMRLATQAAFAGHPYGTPASGTEDTLRRITVDAVRDWHASHALESASAIALVADGDPDELAQIAARAFADIRYTPPRTLAAPRWPNTLTSIVEPRDRAQTALAMLFPGPARNDDSRFAAGMIASVASGLGGRFFDELRDKRSLCYTVHAFAMERRLAGTFGAYIATNPEQEDAARQGLLTEFRRLREEPVTADELNRAKTYAIGSHAIRQQSGGAVLADMVDAFLFGSLSELTTFDANVRAVTAESIRAMAEHCFDQSRRVEGVVRGTGKAV; encoded by the coding sequence GTGACAACCTCAGCACTCACGACGACGATCGATCCCGCATCGGTCGTCCGGACGCGGCTTCCCAACGGCCTGACCGTGCTCATTCGGCGCGACCGGTCGGCGCCCGTCGTCGCGATCGTGACGTACGTCAACGCCGGCTACTTCGACGAGACCGACGACATCATCGGCATCGCGCACGTGCTCGAGCACATGTACTTCAAGGGCACGCCAACGCGCGGCGTCGGCGAGATCGCCAAGCAGACCAAGGCCGTCGGCGGCTATCTCAACGCGGCGACGATCTACGATCACACGAGCTATTACACCGTCCTGCCCTCGTCGGGCTTCGCGCAGGGGCTCGACGTCCAGGCCGACGCCTATGCACGCTCGCTGATCGACGCCGGCGAGCTGGCCCGCGAGCTCGAGGTGATCATCCAGGAGGCCAAGCGCAAGGCGGACAGCCCCGGCGCGGTGTCCACCGAAACGCTCTACGAGCTGATTCACGACCGCCACCGCATTCGCCGGTGGCGCATCGGCCGCGAGCCGGGGCTGCGCGCGCTCACGCGCGAGGCGCTCGTCGGTTTTTATCGCAATTTTTATCATCCTGGAAATACAGTTCTCTCAATCGTCGGCGACGTCGACGTCGACGATGCGCTCGCCGCGGTGTACGACAAATACGGATCGCTGCCGTCCGGCGAGCCGCAGCGGCAGCCGGGACCGACTGAAGAAGGCGTCGGCGGATTTCGCTACCGCGAGTGGACCGGCGACATCACGCAGACCCAGTTGGCCTTCGGTTGGCGCACGCCCGGTACGACGCGTCCCGATACGCCCGCCCTCGATCTGCTGGCGGCCGTCATCGGCAGCGGACGCGCGTCGCGCCTCTACCGCGCCGTGCGCGAGCGTCGTCTGGCCTCGTCCATCACGGCGTACAACTACACGCCGACGCAGATCGGCGTCTTCGTCGTGCACGCGGAAACGCCGCCAGAGACCGCGGCTGACGCCGGCCGCGCCGCATGGGATCAGCTTCGCGCGGTACGCGACGGCGACCTGGGCGAGCTCGAGGTCGAGCGTGCAAAGCGGATCTACGAATCGCAGTGGGTGCGGCGCTTCGAGGACATGGAAGGACAGGCCAACTATCTCGCCGAGTGGGAAGCACTGGGCGACTGGCGCATGGGCGATCGCTATTTCGAGCGGCTCATGACCACGACGCGCGACGATCTGATCGCCGCCGCCGACCGGTATCTCAATCCTGACAACGCGGGCGTGGTGGTCTATCGCCCGAACGGCTCGGCGCCGGTCAGCACCGGCGCGCATGAGATGAGAGAATTGCTCGATCGCGAGCCGCGCCCTCCCGAGCTGACTCCGCCAAAGCCGTATCAGCCGCACATTCTGCCGGCGGCGCAGCGTCCCGCCTTCGAGCGTGAGGAAGCCGGCGTCCGCGTGTATCGCACAGTAAACGGCATGCCGATCCTCGTCCGTCGCAAGCCTGGCGCGCCGCTGCTGCACGTCGGCATCTATGCAATCGGCGGGGCGAGCGATGAACCAGCGAAGCTCGCGGGCCTCACGGGTCTCATGGCTCGTACCGCGACCAAAGGCACGACGTCGCGCAATGCGCTTCAGATCGCGGAAGAAGCGGAGATGCTTGGCGGCAGCGTGAGCGCCGCGTCGGGCGCCGAGAGTTTCGGATGGGCGATCTCGGTTCCGACGCACTCGGCGGCTGCGGCCGTCGAGCTCCTCGCGGACGTCGTGCAGCATCCCACGTTCAAGGACGATGCACTCGAGACCGAGCGCGCGATCGCCATCGCCGACGTCATCGCCATGCGCGACGACATGTTCCGCTATCCCATGCGGCTCGCGACGCAGGCGGCGTTTGCCGGACATCCCTACGGCACTCCGGCGAGTGGCACCGAAGACACGCTGCGTCGGATCACCGTCGATGCGGTGCGCGACTGGCACGCATCGCACGCGCTCGAGTCGGCGTCGGCGATCGCCCTCGTCGCCGACGGCGATCCGGACGAGCTCGCGCAGATCGCCGCGCGCGCGTTCGCCGACATTCGCTACACGCCGCCCCGCACGTTGGCCGCCCCTCGCTGGCCAAACACGCTCACGAGCATCGTCGAGCCGCGCGACCGCGCGCAGACCGCGCTCGCGATGCTCTTTCCCGGTCCGGCGCGCAACGATGACTCGCGCTTCGCGGCGGGCATGATCGCGAGCGTCGCCAGTGGACTCGGCGGCCGTTTCTTCGATGAGCTGCGCGACAAACGCTCGCTGTGCTACACCGTGCATGCGTTCGCGATGGAGCGGAGACTCGCCGGCACCTTCGGGGCATACATCGCCACGAACCCCGAGCAGGAGGATGCCGCGCGCCAGGGGCTGCTCACCGAGTTCCGCCGGTTGCGCGAAGAACCCGTGACAGCCGACGAGTTGAATCGCGCAAAGACGTACGCGATCGGTTCGCACGCAATTCGGCAGCAGAGCGGCGGTGCTGTGCTGGCGGACATGGTGGATGCGTTTTTGTTCGGTTCGCTGAGCGAGCTCACCACGTTCGACGCGAACGTTCGCGCCGTGACGGCGGAATCGATACGCGCCATGGCCGAGCACTGCTTCGATCAGTCGCGGCGCGTTGAAGGCGTGGTGCGGGGGACGGGAAAGGCGGTGTAA
- a CDS encoding ABC transporter ATP-binding protein, with translation MIQFSGVSKTYRSWLGRTVNAVTDFSLTINEGEVLGLAGPNGAGKSTLIGLLLGYMRPTAGSVTIHGVSPRTFIERHGIGYLSELVAIPPSWRTENALRRYALLAGIEPARVQERVDAVVGQLGLDEHRKKLIKQLSKGNLQRVGLAQAMLHDERILILDEPTHGLDPMWTQRFRDLVGDMRRPDRVIFIASHNLDELQRISDRVVIIDRGRLQRVVDLKTAPTADAHTPYRIAVAAGAEHVTAVFTDAVAAGPGEFDIPDRSLETLNRELAELLSRGTLVVSVSPVHTALEQQFREAVAQ, from the coding sequence GTGATTCAATTCTCCGGTGTGTCCAAGACGTACCGCAGCTGGCTGGGACGAACGGTCAACGCGGTGACGGATTTCTCGCTCACGATCAACGAAGGCGAAGTCCTGGGCCTGGCCGGTCCGAACGGCGCCGGCAAGAGCACGTTGATCGGCTTGCTGCTCGGATACATGCGTCCGACCGCGGGGAGCGTCACGATTCACGGCGTGTCGCCGCGCACGTTCATCGAGCGGCACGGCATCGGCTATCTGTCGGAGCTCGTGGCCATTCCGCCCAGCTGGCGCACCGAGAACGCGCTGCGGCGCTACGCGCTGCTCGCCGGGATCGAGCCCGCGCGCGTGCAGGAGCGCGTCGACGCGGTCGTCGGGCAGCTGGGTCTCGACGAACATCGAAAAAAACTCATTAAACAACTATCAAAAGGCAACCTGCAGCGCGTCGGATTGGCGCAGGCCATGCTGCACGACGAGCGAATCCTCATCCTCGACGAACCGACGCACGGGCTCGATCCCATGTGGACGCAACGCTTCCGCGATCTCGTGGGCGACATGCGCCGGCCCGATCGCGTGATCTTCATCGCGTCGCACAATCTGGACGAGCTGCAGCGCATTTCCGATCGTGTCGTGATCATCGACCGGGGCCGGCTGCAGCGCGTCGTGGATCTGAAGACGGCCCCGACGGCGGATGCGCACACGCCGTATCGAATCGCCGTCGCCGCGGGCGCCGAGCATGTCACGGCCGTGTTCACCGACGCCGTCGCCGCCGGTCCCGGCGAGTTCGACATCCCCGACCGGTCGCTCGAGACGCTCAACCGCGAGCTCGCCGAGCTGCTGTCGCGCGGCACCCTCGTCGTATCGGTCTCTCCGGTCCACACCGCGCTCGAACAACAATTCCGCGAGGCCGTCGCCCAATGA